One window from the genome of Echinicola vietnamensis DSM 17526 encodes:
- a CDS encoding transglutaminase family protein, with translation MNSEKRLQIIHNTCYRYAGKVKLSPQKILLSPSNRRYFQVHSVHTSFSPAPKGINQRLDMEGNLFQQVWFDQEVEKFEINTQMELTVFPVNPFEFIIEKSFEKRNEAGELSFRYDEEKQAYLRPFLTHDSSGNICDLARQFMGESTNAVDFLVKITAHIHHLCTHIIREDPGIWSPQKTLSEKKGSCRDLAWLLITILRGVGIASRFVSGYAYNPDLEENHELHAWVEAYCPGAGWIGLDPSLGLLTDAGYIPLAASFLPHLTLPVDGTYTGNYSSHLESSVEIKEL, from the coding sequence ATGAATTCTGAAAAACGTCTCCAAATCATTCATAACACCTGCTACAGGTATGCTGGAAAGGTAAAGCTCAGTCCACAAAAGATTTTGCTTTCCCCTTCCAACAGACGCTATTTTCAAGTGCATTCGGTCCATACCAGTTTTTCACCAGCACCCAAAGGGATTAACCAACGGCTGGACATGGAGGGAAATCTATTCCAACAGGTTTGGTTTGACCAGGAAGTGGAAAAATTTGAGATCAACACCCAAATGGAACTGACCGTATTTCCCGTCAACCCTTTTGAATTCATTATCGAGAAAAGCTTCGAAAAACGAAATGAAGCAGGCGAACTGAGCTTTCGTTATGATGAGGAAAAGCAAGCCTACCTTAGGCCTTTCCTAACCCATGACAGCTCGGGAAACATCTGTGACCTTGCTCGCCAATTCATGGGCGAAAGTACCAATGCGGTAGATTTTCTCGTAAAAATCACCGCACATATTCACCATTTGTGCACCCACATCATCCGAGAAGATCCAGGGATATGGTCCCCGCAAAAAACACTCTCGGAAAAGAAAGGGTCTTGTCGTGACCTGGCCTGGCTCCTCATCACCATTCTTCGGGGAGTAGGAATAGCTAGCCGGTTTGTAAGTGGTTATGCTTATAACCCTGACTTGGAAGAAAATCACGAGCTGCACGCTTGGGTAGAGGCTTATTGCCCAGGTGCTGGATGGATCGGATTGGATCCAAGCTTAGGACTACTGACGGATGCTGGCTATATACCACTTGCTGCCAGTTTCCTTCCCCACCTTACGTTACCCGTGGACGGTACCTATACCGGAAACTATTCTTCCCATCTTGAAAGCAGTGTAGAGATAAAAGAACTTTAA
- a CDS encoding DinB family protein codes for MKTESVATSQELFISTEAMLAHWQGHRNLTRRTIELFPEDKLFDYSIGGMRPFAQLVMEMIDIALPGVEGLASGKWEKVEEFDHTKSMPSTKAGLLELWDKVTKVIDETWPRITSERFQQVEVAFGQYENSNYATLLYFVDNEIHHRGQGYVYLRSLGIEPPFFWER; via the coding sequence ATGAAAACCGAATCAGTTGCAACCAGTCAGGAATTGTTTATTTCCACAGAAGCCATGTTGGCACATTGGCAAGGTCACCGGAACCTCACCAGAAGGACCATTGAGTTGTTCCCTGAGGACAAATTGTTTGATTATTCCATTGGAGGCATGCGGCCATTTGCCCAGTTGGTCATGGAGATGATCGATATAGCCTTACCGGGAGTAGAAGGACTGGCCTCTGGAAAGTGGGAAAAAGTCGAGGAATTTGACCATACCAAGTCCATGCCCAGCACTAAGGCAGGCCTGCTGGAACTGTGGGACAAGGTCACCAAGGTCATCGACGAGACCTGGCCGCGCATCACTTCCGAGCGTTTTCAGCAAGTGGAAGTTGCCTTTGGCCAATATGAGAACAGTAATTATGCTACCTTGCTGTACTTTGTGGACAATGAAATCCATCACCGTGGTCAGGGATATGTCTACTTGAGGAGTTTGGGCATCGAGCCACCATTCTTCTGGGAGAGGTAA
- a CDS encoding RNA polymerase sigma factor — MANSRSSDTELLGLMASRNDQRAFNVIFDRYWDELYQIALAKAKCPDLAQDLAQEVFINLWKYRRTSTPSLKMTC; from the coding sequence ATGGCAAACAGCAGGTCAAGTGATACCGAACTTTTAGGACTGATGGCATCACGTAACGATCAGAGGGCTTTTAACGTCATCTTTGATCGTTACTGGGACGAATTATACCAGATAGCGCTTGCCAAAGCCAAATGTCCTGATTTGGCCCAGGACTTGGCGCAGGAGGTTTTCATCAACCTCTGGAAGTACCGTAGGACCTCTACCCCATCCCTGAAAATGACTTGCTGA
- a CDS encoding RNA polymerase sigma factor — MTFSDQIKPLNGAQSTTRKQGSATALSNEPTESTLWLEFQQGSDAALATIFERYAHKLFHYGKQFTKDAEIINDAVQDVFYQVIRSKHKLGLAISIKYYLFSSFRRRLLRLLKQRKRIVLDGDFEQTHGFQLWIDPDYHSISTQFTLDQRKILEEACDRLPVRQREILALYFFEGLSYKEIAHIMGFSQVKSARKLLYRTLDNLQGMLGKHKEVLRLLLMLMGT; from the coding sequence ATGACCTTTTCGGATCAAATTAAACCGTTAAATGGAGCCCAATCGACTACTCGTAAGCAAGGTTCGGCAACAGCCCTTTCGAATGAACCTACAGAATCAACCCTTTGGTTGGAGTTTCAGCAGGGGAGTGATGCTGCATTGGCCACCATTTTTGAGCGATATGCCCATAAACTTTTCCATTATGGAAAGCAGTTTACCAAGGATGCTGAAATCATTAATGACGCTGTCCAAGACGTTTTTTATCAGGTCATTAGAAGTAAACATAAATTGGGGTTGGCCATTTCCATAAAGTATTATCTTTTCAGCAGTTTTAGGCGGAGATTGTTACGGTTACTCAAGCAGCGAAAGCGAATAGTCCTCGATGGAGATTTTGAGCAGACCCATGGCTTCCAGTTGTGGATTGATCCGGATTACCATTCCATCAGCACCCAATTCACCTTGGATCAACGTAAAATCTTGGAAGAAGCCTGTGATCGCCTTCCTGTGAGACAGCGGGAAATTTTGGCACTGTACTTTTTTGAGGGATTGTCCTACAAGGAAATCGCACATATCATGGGCTTTTCCCAGGTGAAATCAGCTCGAAAATTGCTCTATAGGACATTAGACAACCTTCAGGGAATGTTGGGCAAACACAAAGAGGTCCTGCGATTGCTTCTGATGCTAATGGGAACGTAA
- a CDS encoding endonuclease/exonuclease/phosphatase family protein, with product MTRNRFKTYLIAACALLGAFLLSLNAQAQHEQMTVATFNIRYDNPGDAPNHWDHRKEVVVNLIQFHGFDIFGIQEGLHHQVQYLDEHLPTFDYVGVGRDNGQEKGEYSAIFYNKEKFNVLESNTFWLSTDTTQPNKGWDAALPRICTWAKLEDKASGQQFYFFNTHFDHVGTEARQESGKLILSKIKEADKAGIPVMLTGDFNVDQENPAYLLLENSSELKDCYEAADLRYANNGTFNSFDNTKSTDRRIDHVFVSEFLNVKKYGILTDTYHNLYPSDHFPVMAVIEWNY from the coding sequence GTGACCAGAAACCGATTTAAAACCTATTTGATAGCTGCCTGTGCCCTGTTGGGAGCATTTCTCCTGTCCCTGAATGCTCAAGCACAACATGAACAAATGACCGTCGCTACGTTTAACATTCGCTATGACAATCCGGGCGATGCTCCCAATCACTGGGACCACCGTAAGGAAGTGGTGGTCAACTTGATCCAATTCCACGGATTTGACATCTTTGGCATACAGGAAGGACTGCACCATCAAGTGCAATATTTGGACGAACACCTCCCTACATTTGACTATGTTGGTGTAGGCCGGGACAATGGCCAGGAAAAAGGCGAATATTCCGCCATTTTTTACAATAAGGAAAAATTCAACGTGCTCGAAAGCAACACCTTCTGGCTCTCCACAGACACCACCCAGCCCAACAAAGGTTGGGATGCGGCACTCCCTAGAATCTGTACTTGGGCAAAACTGGAGGATAAAGCCAGCGGCCAGCAGTTTTATTTCTTCAATACCCACTTTGACCATGTGGGCACAGAAGCCCGGCAAGAAAGTGGTAAGCTGATCCTCAGCAAAATCAAAGAAGCCGATAAGGCCGGAATACCGGTGATGCTTACCGGCGACTTCAACGTGGACCAGGAAAACCCTGCTTACCTGCTTTTGGAAAATTCATCCGAGCTTAAGGACTGTTATGAAGCCGCTGACTTGCGCTACGCCAATAACGGTACCTTCAATAGCTTTGACAATACCAAAAGCACAGATAGACGAATCGATCATGTTTTTGTCAGTGAATTTCTAAATGTCAAAAAATATGGTATCCTTACCGATACCTACCATAACCTCTACCCTTCGGATCACTTTCCTGTCATGGCGGTAATCGAGTGGAATTATTAA